A region of Malaciobacter marinus DNA encodes the following proteins:
- a CDS encoding response regulator transcription factor, with translation MKILVLEDNLRLLKLIKSSLNKEDFVVDCFDNGQEALENLENGYKCFILDINVPSIDGITILEYIRMNHKDIPVLIISSNHDLEKIEKSYKMGCDDYIKKPFYIFELIQKVKKLCSPTSSKYELTSNTIFDIKQQKLYINGIEVFLTKKEILFLELFSQDLHHVASYDEIVNYVWEGEETNLTNIRAMIKRLRKKIPIDSIVIVKGMGYSLNKEAKFI, from the coding sequence ATGAAAATACTCGTACTTGAAGATAACTTAAGGCTTTTGAAGTTAATAAAAAGCTCTTTAAACAAAGAGGACTTTGTTGTAGATTGTTTTGATAATGGTCAAGAAGCTTTAGAAAACTTAGAAAATGGATACAAATGTTTTATTCTTGATATAAATGTTCCTTCAATTGATGGGATAACAATCTTAGAGTATATAAGAATGAACCATAAAGATATCCCTGTATTAATTATTAGTTCAAATCATGATTTAGAAAAAATAGAAAAATCATATAAAATGGGTTGTGATGATTATATAAAAAAACCATTTTATATTTTTGAATTGATTCAAAAAGTAAAAAAGCTTTGTAGTCCTACTTCTTCAAAGTATGAACTTACTTCAAATACAATATTTGATATTAAACAGCAAAAACTTTATATAAATGGTATTGAGGTTTTTTTAACAAAAAAAGAGATTTTATTTTTAGAACTTTTTTCTCAAGATTTACATCATGTTGCAAGTTATGATGAAATTGTAAATTATGTTTGGGAAGGTGAAGAAACAAACCTTACAAATATAAGAGCCATGATAAAAAGATTAAGAAAGAAAATCCCAATTGATAGTATTGTGATTGTAAAAGGAATGGGTTACTCTTTAAATAAAGAGGCAAAATTTATTTAA
- a CDS encoding alanine/glycine:cation symporter family protein, which translates to METLENIISAISSFVWGVPMLTLLIGTGLYLTIKLRGMQFWALGHALKLIFVKEKSAKGDISHFSALTTALAATVGIGNIVGVATAITFGGPGAVFWMWVTGLVGMATKYSEAILAVKYREKGKHGYKGGPMYYIAKGANMPKLGAAFALFTVLASFGIGNMTQSNAVANALLTQFSVPTWITGITLLTITSFVILGGIKSIGKTTAFLIPFMIAIYLTAAFIIIFTNLDKVADAFGLIFYHAFNPIAAGGGFAGAAVAAAIRYGLARGVFSNESGLGSAPIAAAAAKTNDPVKQALVSMTQTFIDTLIVCTTTAVIILMAPAWQEGVGAGELTLKSFEFFLGDTGAIVIVVATILFGYSTILGWSYYGERAFEYLLGHKVIKLYRIVFISFILVGAMLKLELVWNFSDLANGLMAIPNLVGLLLLSNIISSETKRYFKEDKI; encoded by the coding sequence ATGGAAACATTAGAAAATATAATTTCTGCAATCTCCTCATTTGTATGGGGTGTTCCTATGTTAACACTACTTATAGGAACAGGATTATATCTTACAATTAAGTTAAGAGGTATGCAGTTTTGGGCATTAGGGCATGCTTTAAAACTAATTTTTGTAAAAGAAAAGAGTGCAAAAGGTGATATTTCACACTTTTCAGCACTAACAACAGCTCTTGCAGCTACAGTTGGAATTGGAAATATTGTTGGTGTAGCAACTGCAATTACTTTTGGTGGGCCAGGAGCTGTATTTTGGATGTGGGTAACAGGACTTGTTGGTATGGCAACAAAATATTCAGAAGCAATATTAGCTGTTAAATATAGAGAAAAAGGGAAACACGGTTATAAAGGTGGTCCTATGTATTATATTGCAAAAGGTGCAAATATGCCAAAATTAGGCGCTGCATTTGCTCTTTTTACAGTATTAGCATCATTTGGTATTGGAAACATGACCCAGTCAAATGCAGTAGCAAATGCACTTTTAACACAGTTTTCTGTTCCTACATGGATTACAGGTATAACACTTTTAACAATTACATCATTTGTAATATTAGGAGGAATTAAATCAATTGGAAAAACTACTGCTTTTTTAATTCCTTTTATGATTGCAATTTATTTAACAGCAGCTTTCATAATTATATTTACAAATTTAGATAAAGTTGCAGATGCATTTGGTTTGATTTTTTATCATGCATTTAATCCAATTGCAGCAGGTGGTGGATTTGCAGGTGCTGCTGTTGCTGCTGCTATTAGATATGGTCTTGCAAGGGGAGTATTTTCAAATGAATCAGGTTTAGGTTCTGCTCCAATTGCTGCTGCTGCTGCTAAAACAAACGACCCAGTAAAACAAGCTTTGGTATCTATGACGCAAACATTTATTGATACACTTATAGTTTGTACAACAACTGCTGTTATTATTCTTATGGCTCCTGCTTGGCAAGAAGGTGTTGGTGCTGGAGAGTTAACACTTAAAAGTTTTGAATTTTTCTTAGGAGATACAGGTGCAATTGTAATTGTTGTTGCAACTATTTTATTTGGTTATTCAACAATACTTGGTTGGTCTTATTATGGGGAAAGAGCATTTGAGTATCTTTTAGGACATAAAGTAATAAAACTATATAGAATTGTTTTTATTAGTTTTATTTTAGTTGGAGCTATGCTTAAACTTGAGCTTGTATGGAATTTCTCAGATCTTGCAAATGGGCTTATGGCAATTCCTAACTTAGTAGGATTATTACTATTATCAAATATCATCTCTTCTGAAACAAAAAGATATTTTAAAGAAGATAAAATATAA
- the trxB gene encoding thioredoxin-disulfide reductase, translating into MLDLAIIGGGPAGLTAGLYATRGGLKDVVMFEMGMPGGQITGSSEIENYPGQEKVMSGLDLMQTWPEQAMKFGLKHEMKKTTSVVKNNDIFTLTTEDGNTYEAKAVLLATGSVPRRAGFKGENEFFGRGISTCATCDGFFYKGKEVAVIGGGDSALEEAVYLSKICSKVYVVHRRDTYRAAPTTIEHMKNTKNIEEVTNVDVEEVYGDMSGVTGLKVKSKIDGSIKDLAVPGVFVFVGRDVLNEPIKNEDGTFICETNKQGEVIVDLKMKTSLPGLYAAGDVRIDAAKQVVCAAGDGATAAVDIIEFLG; encoded by the coding sequence ATGTTAGATTTAGCGATAATAGGTGGAGGGCCAGCAGGATTAACAGCTGGATTATACGCCACAAGAGGTGGATTAAAAGATGTAGTAATGTTTGAGATGGGGATGCCAGGAGGACAAATCACAGGAAGTTCAGAAATAGAGAACTATCCAGGACAAGAAAAAGTAATGTCAGGATTAGATTTGATGCAAACATGGCCAGAACAAGCAATGAAGTTTGGTTTAAAACATGAAATGAAAAAAACAACATCAGTTGTTAAAAATAATGATATTTTTACATTAACTACAGAAGATGGAAATACATATGAAGCTAAAGCTGTTTTATTAGCAACAGGTTCAGTTCCAAGACGTGCTGGATTTAAAGGTGAAAATGAGTTCTTTGGAAGAGGGATATCAACTTGTGCTACTTGTGATGGATTTTTTTATAAAGGAAAAGAAGTAGCAGTTATTGGTGGAGGAGATTCAGCATTAGAAGAAGCAGTATACTTATCAAAGATATGTTCAAAAGTATATGTAGTACATAGAAGAGATACATATAGAGCAGCACCTACAACAATAGAGCATATGAAAAATACAAAAAATATAGAAGAAGTAACAAATGTAGATGTAGAAGAAGTATATGGAGATATGTCAGGAGTTACAGGATTAAAAGTAAAAAGTAAGATTGATGGAAGTATCAAAGACTTAGCTGTACCAGGAGTATTTGTATTTGTAGGAAGAGATGTATTAAATGAGCCAATAAAGAATGAAGATGGAACATTTATATGTGAAACAAACAAGCAAGGTGAGGTTATTGTTGATTTAAAAATGAAAACTTCATTACCTGGTTTATATGCTGCTGGTGATGTTAGAATTGATGCTGCTAAACAAGTGGTTTGTGCTGCTGGTGATGGTGCTACTGCTGCTGTTGATATTATTGAATTTTTAGGATAA
- the dapB gene encoding 4-hydroxy-tetrahydrodipicolinate reductase encodes MLKVGIVGSTGRVGTLLIDDLKKDSEVQLAGIHVFDKLEKDVPSDVIVTNDMKVLMDSVDVVIDFSAPSATEELLTQVIDNNVRKPLVIATTGFSKHQQNLLIEASKLVPILYSTNMSLGVAVLNKLVSLASKTLSDFDIEIVEQHHRYKVDSPSGTALTLAEHAARARDLDLDKVRVSGRDGDIGARTKDEIGVMSLRGGDIVGRHTVGLYNDGEFIELHHTATARNTFSKGAIKVAKWLVNKEPSLYSINDALGL; translated from the coding sequence ATGTTAAAAGTTGGTATTGTTGGAAGTACAGGAAGAGTTGGAACACTTCTAATTGATGATTTAAAAAAAGATAGTGAGGTGCAACTTGCTGGTATTCATGTATTTGATAAGTTAGAAAAAGATGTGCCTAGTGATGTTATTGTAACAAATGATATGAAAGTTTTGATGGATAGTGTTGATGTAGTAATTGATTTTTCTGCACCTAGTGCTACAGAAGAATTGTTAACACAAGTAATAGATAATAATGTTAGAAAACCTTTAGTTATCGCAACAACAGGTTTTTCTAAACATCAACAAAACTTACTAATTGAGGCTAGTAAACTAGTTCCAATTTTATATTCAACAAATATGAGTTTAGGTGTTGCTGTTTTAAATAAACTTGTTTCTTTAGCTTCAAAAACATTAAGTGATTTTGATATTGAAATTGTTGAACAACATCATAGATATAAAGTAGATTCTCCATCTGGAACGGCTTTAACATTAGCAGAACATGCAGCACGTGCTAGAGATTTGGATTTAGATAAGGTTAGAGTCTCAGGAAGAGATGGAGATATCGGAGCTAGAACAAAAGATGAAATCGGAGTTATGAGTTTAAGAGGTGGTGATATAGTTGGACGTCACACTGTTGGACTTTATAATGATGGAGAGTTTATAGAACTTCATCATACTGCAACTGCAAGAAATACTTTTTCAAAAGGTGCGATAAAAGTTGCTAAATGGCTTGTAAATAAAGAACCAAGTTTATACTCAATCAATGACGCTTTAGGTCTATAA
- the purF gene encoding amidophosphoribosyltransferase — protein sequence MCAIVGIYDNDNAARLASIALFAMQHRGQEATGISSSINGKIHTIKNRGLVSEVFDDDALKILKGNMAIGHNRYSTAGGDSILDAQPVFAKYKLGEMSIVHNGNLINKNEVREELTNNGAIFQTGMDTENLIHLIAKSSENRLRDRIKEALNKTIGAYCFIVQSRSKQFVIRDRYGIRPLSLGKLKSGGYIVASETCAFDLVDAEFIRDVRPGEMLVFSEKTSEPESIQLFEPIFRPCAFEYVYFARPDSDIDGKNVYTTRQNMGKTLAQNDKNKDFKADMVVPVPDSGVPAALGYASESKIPFEYGIIRNHYVGRTFIEPTQEMRNLKVRMKLSPMKSLIKGKSLLVIDDSVVRGTTSKRIVKMLKDAGAKEVHFRVASPEIKFPCYYGIDTPNQEELISYKMTKDEICEYIQADSLEYLSIDDLKKSIGDDRNYALESFDGDYFVTK from the coding sequence ATGTGTGCAATAGTGGGAATTTACGATAATGATAATGCAGCAAGACTTGCTTCCATAGCTCTTTTTGCTATGCAACATAGAGGTCAAGAAGCAACAGGTATATCTTCTTCAATTAATGGGAAAATCCATACAATTAAAAATAGAGGTTTAGTATCAGAGGTTTTTGATGATGATGCTTTAAAAATATTAAAAGGTAACATGGCAATAGGTCATAATAGATACTCAACAGCTGGAGGTGATTCTATTTTAGATGCACAACCTGTATTTGCAAAATACAAGCTAGGTGAGATGTCTATAGTTCATAATGGTAACTTGATTAATAAAAATGAAGTAAGAGAAGAATTGACTAATAATGGTGCAATTTTTCAAACAGGAATGGATACTGAAAATTTAATTCATCTTATTGCAAAAAGTAGTGAAAATAGATTAAGAGATAGAATTAAAGAGGCACTAAATAAAACTATTGGTGCTTACTGTTTTATTGTTCAATCAAGATCAAAACAGTTTGTAATAAGAGATAGGTATGGAATCAGACCTTTATCTTTAGGGAAATTAAAATCAGGTGGATATATTGTTGCTAGTGAAACTTGTGCGTTTGATTTAGTAGATGCAGAATTTATTAGAGATGTAAGACCAGGTGAAATGTTAGTTTTTAGTGAAAAAACTAGTGAACCTGAATCAATTCAGCTATTTGAGCCTATATTTAGACCTTGTGCTTTTGAATATGTATATTTTGCAAGACCTGATTCAGATATTGATGGAAAAAATGTTTATACAACTAGACAAAATATGGGTAAAACACTTGCGCAAAATGATAAAAATAAAGATTTTAAAGCTGATATGGTAGTACCAGTTCCTGATTCAGGAGTACCAGCAGCACTTGGTTATGCCTCAGAAAGTAAAATACCATTTGAATATGGAATAATACGAAATCATTATGTTGGAAGAACTTTTATTGAGCCAACACAAGAGATGAGAAATTTAAAAGTTAGAATGAAACTCTCTCCTATGAAATCATTAATCAAAGGTAAATCTTTACTTGTTATTGATGATTCAGTTGTAAGAGGAACAACTTCAAAAAGAATTGTAAAAATGTTAAAAGACGCAGGAGCAAAAGAGGTTCATTTTAGAGTTGCAAGCCCTGAGATTAAGTTCCCTTGTTATTATGGTATTGATACACCAAATCAAGAAGAGTTAATCTCTTATAAGATGACAAAAGATGAAATTTGTGAATATATTCAAGCGGATTCACTAGAATATCTTTCAATTGATGATTTAAAAAAATCAATTGGAGATGATAGGAATTATGCCCTTGAAAGCTTTGATGGAGACTATTTCGTAACAAAATAA
- a CDS encoding TIGR01212 family radical SAM protein (This family includes YhcC from E. coli K-12, an uncharacterized radical SAM protein.): MSNIKEVLTIGRYFRQKFNETIYKVPISISGFTCPNIDGTVAKGGCSFCENDSFSPNLQEKKPKFKLNPNVEENPYLQNQLKQLDMQFNATKQRLENKFNAKKFIVYFQSFTNTYAPLETLKALYSKALSYENVIGLSIGTRTDCVTDEILDYLVSLAKDKEIWIEYGIQSFYNETLDEINRGDSSENMKYWIKRTKEKGLNVCGHLIYGLPGETQDMMLNTLDETIRLEVDSIKFHPLYVVKNTLLTAKYKKGKFTPISEDLYIDTVVKSIKKLPNNISIQRVTAGIDDNTLLSPSWCKNKHKQMFKIREALLKEGFVY; the protein is encoded by the coding sequence ATGAGTAATATAAAAGAAGTTTTAACAATAGGAAGATATTTTAGACAAAAGTTTAATGAAACAATTTATAAAGTACCAATTTCAATTTCTGGATTTACATGTCCTAATATTGATGGAACTGTAGCTAAAGGAGGGTGTTCTTTTTGTGAGAATGACTCTTTTTCTCCAAATTTACAAGAAAAAAAACCTAAATTTAAATTAAATCCAAATGTTGAAGAAAATCCATACTTGCAAAATCAATTAAAACAGCTTGATATGCAATTTAATGCAACAAAACAAAGATTAGAAAATAAATTTAATGCAAAAAAATTTATAGTATATTTCCAATCTTTTACAAATACTTACGCTCCTCTTGAAACATTAAAAGCTTTATATTCTAAAGCTTTAAGCTATGAGAATGTAATTGGACTTTCAATTGGAACAAGAACTGATTGTGTAACTGATGAAATACTTGATTATTTGGTAAGTTTAGCAAAAGATAAAGAGATTTGGATTGAGTATGGAATACAATCATTTTATAATGAAACTCTTGATGAAATAAATAGAGGTGATTCAAGTGAGAATATGAAGTATTGGATAAAAAGAACTAAAGAAAAAGGTTTAAATGTTTGTGGTCACTTAATATATGGGCTTCCAGGTGAAACACAAGATATGATGCTTAATACACTTGATGAAACAATACGTTTAGAAGTTGATTCTATAAAATTTCATCCTTTGTATGTGGTGAAAAATACTCTTTTAACAGCAAAGTATAAAAAGGGAAAATTTACTCCAATTAGTGAAGATTTATATATTGATACAGTTGTCAAATCTATAAAAAAACTACCAAATAATATATCAATTCAAAGGGTAACTGCAGGAATTGATGATAACACTTTACTTTCACCTAGTTGGTGTAAGAATAAACATAAACAAATGTTTAAAATTAGAGAAGCTTTACTAAAAGAAGGATTTGTATATTAA
- a CDS encoding LysR family transcriptional regulator — protein sequence MLTDFAKIETFLTVVREKSFSKASAKLGISQPAVTQQMKYIEEYLDVQIVDRKKNGIRLTKEGQMLYSIAQKIERCVTNAEKELLKIMNKDVTFVFGASFIIGNYILPKFLNNLKENINNDVSINVSVSHKAIEDLLDKKIDMALVENYIPDENIIYREWMEDEIVIFSNQPLPPKAKAKDLLSYKWVCRNPDSHTRLIFKESLDKANYPDCDTFNVTSEVTSATTIVQTVLHSNKDEEPTVSVVSRKAIESLLKADALYESRVGNQKMVRKLYIAYRKDRKHDAFIENVVDYLLKIK from the coding sequence ATGCTAACTGATTTTGCAAAAATAGAGACGTTTTTAACTGTTGTAAGGGAAAAATCATTCTCAAAAGCTTCAGCAAAACTTGGTATTTCTCAACCTGCAGTGACACAACAAATGAAGTATATCGAAGAGTATTTAGATGTTCAAATTGTTGATAGAAAGAAAAATGGAATAAGGCTTACAAAAGAGGGGCAAATGTTATATTCAATTGCTCAAAAAATTGAAAGATGTGTAACAAATGCAGAAAAAGAATTACTAAAAATCATGAATAAGGATGTAACTTTTGTATTTGGTGCTTCATTTATCATAGGAAATTATATATTACCTAAATTTTTGAACAATTTAAAAGAAAACATAAATAATGATGTTTCAATAAATGTTTCAGTATCACATAAAGCAATTGAAGATTTACTAGACAAAAAAATAGATATGGCTTTGGTTGAGAACTATATTCCTGATGAAAATATAATCTATAGAGAATGGATGGAAGATGAAATTGTAATATTCTCAAATCAACCACTACCTCCAAAAGCTAAAGCAAAAGATCTATTATCATACAAATGGGTTTGTAGAAATCCAGATTCACATACTAGACTTATATTTAAAGAGTCTTTAGATAAAGCGAACTATCCAGATTGTGATACATTTAATGTGACAAGTGAAGTTACAAGTGCAACAACTATTGTTCAAACAGTATTACACTCAAATAAAGATGAAGAACCAACAGTTTCAGTAGTATCAAGAAAAGCTATTGAATCACTTCTTAAAGCTGATGCATTATATGAATCAAGAGTAGGAAATCAAAAAATGGTTAGAAAACTATATATTGCCTATAGAAAAGATAGAAAACACGATGCTTTCATCGAAAATGTAGTTGATTATCTACTAAAGATAAAATAA
- a CDS encoding ATP-dependent helicase gives MSENFLLSLNDSQKNAAQHIDGALLILAGAGSGKTKTITTRLAYLISIGIDPASILTLTFTNKAATEMRERAFSLIDSSIVHTPPLLCTFHKFGLLLLKFYMSELGRKNNFIIIDTDDKKRILRSIDKELPLPLLASEISKYKNSILSPNEAKATAQLKLYQEIADVYEKYENYLEKNNLVDFDDLLLLPYKILCNNEKLAEEISQKYNYIMVDEYQDTNELQYKLLRKLCATHNNLCVVGDDDQSIYGWRGATIKNILNFTDHFENTKVVKLEENYRSTNTILNHANQLIEHNRDRLGKKLVSTREDGNSVRVYESHDENEETRKIVDDIKNLISNGERASEMAILFRVNALSRSLEEGFNKSGVAYKLVGGMKFYERAEIKDLIAYFRILTNNNDNFSLKRIVNKPKRGIGKTTIEKLDAKSAQTQKPIFQLVEELEPEELAQVVGKKNSRTLKVFMASIMDLKEALEESKMRFLDLFEDTFDYRSSYDNAPDGFDRQANIDEFYGYIRDYFIQNPHLGLEDFLNEIALESENSEFTEEMVSMMSIHASKGLEYKHLFIIGLEEGFFPIIGDGSDIEEERRLGYVALTRAMDNLTLSFVHSRFYKGKRASLTKSRFLSESGLIKGCLTLEKNSAYKKGDLVKHKIFGMGRVQKAVKAGKEYKLTINFAGQIRDILSSFVEKI, from the coding sequence ATGTCGGAAAATTTTTTATTATCATTAAACGATTCACAAAAAAATGCAGCTCAACATATCGATGGTGCATTACTTATTTTAGCAGGTGCAGGTTCGGGTAAAACAAAAACTATTACCACGCGATTAGCATATCTTATCTCAATAGGAATTGACCCTGCTTCTATATTAACTTTGACTTTTACAAATAAAGCAGCAACAGAGATGAGAGAAAGAGCATTTTCACTTATTGACTCATCAATTGTGCATACACCACCTTTACTTTGTACCTTTCACAAGTTTGGATTACTTTTATTGAAATTTTATATGAGTGAATTAGGAAGAAAAAATAATTTTATAATAATTGATACTGATGATAAAAAAAGAATTCTAAGATCTATAGACAAAGAGCTACCTCTTCCACTACTTGCAAGTGAAATCTCAAAATATAAAAACTCTATATTATCTCCAAATGAAGCAAAAGCTACTGCACAATTAAAGCTATATCAGGAAATTGCTGATGTGTATGAAAAATATGAGAATTATTTAGAAAAGAATAACTTAGTTGATTTTGATGATTTACTTTTATTACCATATAAAATATTATGTAATAATGAAAAGTTAGCAGAAGAAATAAGTCAAAAATATAATTATATAATGGTAGATGAGTATCAAGATACAAATGAATTACAATACAAGTTATTAAGAAAATTATGTGCTACTCACAATAATTTATGTGTTGTTGGTGATGATGATCAATCAATTTATGGTTGGCGTGGGGCTACTATTAAAAATATACTAAATTTTACTGATCATTTTGAAAATACAAAAGTTGTAAAACTTGAAGAAAATTATAGGTCTACTAATACTATTTTAAATCATGCAAATCAATTAATTGAGCACAATAGAGATAGACTAGGGAAAAAATTAGTTAGTACAAGAGAAGATGGAAATAGTGTAAGAGTTTATGAATCACATGATGAAAATGAAGAAACAAGAAAAATAGTTGATGATATAAAAAATCTCATTTCTAATGGTGAAAGAGCAAGTGAAATGGCAATACTATTTAGAGTAAATGCTCTTTCAAGATCACTAGAAGAGGGCTTTAATAAATCAGGAGTTGCATATAAACTTGTTGGTGGTATGAAGTTTTATGAAAGAGCTGAAATTAAAGATTTGATTGCTTATTTTAGAATACTTACAAATAATAATGATAATTTCTCATTAAAAAGAATTGTAAATAAGCCTAAAAGAGGAATTGGTAAAACAACAATAGAAAAGCTAGATGCAAAATCAGCCCAAACACAAAAACCAATTTTTCAATTAGTTGAAGAGTTAGAACCAGAAGAATTAGCACAAGTAGTAGGAAAGAAAAATTCAAGAACATTAAAAGTTTTTATGGCATCAATTATGGATTTAAAAGAGGCTTTAGAAGAATCAAAAATGAGATTTTTGGATTTATTTGAGGATACTTTTGATTATAGAAGTTCTTATGATAATGCTCCTGATGGATTTGATAGACAAGCAAATATTGATGAGTTTTATGGATATATTAGAGATTATTTTATTCAAAATCCACATCTAGGTTTAGAAGACTTTTTAAATGAAATTGCATTGGAGTCTGAAAATAGTGAGTTTACAGAAGAGATGGTTTCTATGATGAGTATCCATGCTTCAAAAGGGCTTGAGTATAAACATCTATTTATAATAGGACTTGAAGAAGGATTTTTCCCTATTATTGGTGATGGAAGTGATATAGAAGAAGAAAGAAGACTTGGATATGTTGCTTTGACAAGAGCTATGGATAATTTAACTTTATCTTTTGTTCATTCAAGATTTTATAAAGGTAAAAGAGCATCACTTACAAAAAGTAGATTTTTAAGTGAGAGTGGCCTTATAAAAGGGTGTTTAACCCTTGAAAAAAACTCTGCATATAAAAAAGGTGATTTAGTAAAACATAAAATCTTTGGAATGGGAAGAGTTCAAAAAGCTGTTAAAGCTGGAAAAGAGTATAAACTTACTATAAACTTTGCAGGACAAATAAGAGATATACTCTCTTCTTTTGTAGAAAAAATATAA
- the truB gene encoding tRNA pseudouridine(55) synthase TruB, whose protein sequence is MQKRLYNKELLNKLLVVNKPMYISSNSYLNKIKRKYKNKKAGFSGTLDPFACGCLIVAFGQYTKLFKYLKKTPKKYKAVLWLGVSSYSEDIENIIDIKDEKILDINDIQNEIEKLKGDIEYLPPKYCAKKINGKRAYELARAGIEVELEKQVMKISDIKLISYNHPFITFEATVSEGSYIRSLAQILAKNLGVTGTLSYLQRLNEGEFYFQNEKDLNPLDYLDLEVNNYTGNKQLLDDGKKIPIENLEKKDNGKYIILFEEFFSIIEISNDKVSYVLNKVIR, encoded by the coding sequence ATGCAAAAAAGACTTTACAATAAAGAGTTGTTAAATAAACTATTGGTTGTAAATAAACCAATGTATATTAGTTCAAACTCATATTTAAATAAAATTAAAAGAAAATATAAAAATAAAAAAGCAGGTTTTAGTGGAACATTAGATCCTTTTGCTTGTGGTTGTTTAATAGTAGCTTTTGGACAATATACAAAACTATTTAAATACCTTAAGAAAACACCTAAAAAATATAAAGCAGTTTTATGGTTGGGCGTTAGTTCATATTCTGAGGATATTGAAAATATAATTGATATTAAAGATGAAAAAATTTTAGATATAAATGATATACAAAACGAAATAGAAAAATTAAAAGGAGATATTGAGTATCTTCCTCCAAAATATTGTGCCAAAAAAATAAATGGTAAAAGAGCATATGAGCTAGCAAGAGCTGGGATTGAAGTAGAATTAGAAAAACAAGTTATGAAAATTAGTGATATAAAATTAATTTCATATAATCACCCTTTTATTACTTTTGAAGCAACTGTTAGTGAGGGCTCATATATTAGAAGTTTAGCTCAAATACTTGCTAAAAATTTAGGAGTTACTGGTACTTTATCTTATTTACAAAGATTAAATGAGGGTGAATTTTATTTTCAAAATGAAAAGGATTTGAATCCTTTGGATTATTTGGATTTAGAAGTTAATAATTATACAGGAAATAAACAGTTATTAGATGATGGGAAAAAAATACCAATTGAAAACTTAGAAAAAAAAGATAATGGAAAATATATCATTTTGTTTGAAGAGTTTTTTAGTATAATTGAAATTTCAAATGATAAAGTTTCATATGTATTAAATAAGGTAATTAGATAA
- a CDS encoding 4-(cytidine 5'-diphospho)-2-C-methyl-D-erythritol kinase: MQVSIKSYAKVNIFLKISQKRENYHEIVSRFVRVKNLYDTISFIPNNETNEFNLIGDFGCKLEDNTIYKAFLQLRKYCPKIDAFFRVYSIKVEKNIPEFAGLGGGSSNVAAFLTLANKHFNLYYKKEKLAKIGAKIGADVPFFIYEYDSANVTGVGEIVQEFKEEPLNIEVITPKDIKCHTGKVFTCFRNEFYKQISKDKSNKLLSMKSSEILNKLSLENANDLYLPAVKLYPKLKEYAKQDCFFSGSGSSFFKVI, translated from the coding sequence ATGCAAGTTAGTATAAAATCATATGCAAAAGTAAATATATTTTTAAAAATATCACAAAAAAGAGAGAACTATCATGAAATAGTATCAAGATTTGTAAGAGTAAAAAATCTTTATGATACTATTAGTTTTATTCCAAATAATGAAACAAATGAGTTTAATTTAATTGGTGATTTTGGGTGTAAACTTGAAGATAATACTATATATAAAGCATTTTTACAATTGAGAAAATATTGTCCAAAAATTGACGCATTTTTTAGAGTATATAGTATAAAAGTAGAAAAGAATATTCCAGAATTTGCGGGACTTGGTGGAGGCAGTTCAAATGTGGCTGCATTTTTAACTTTGGCAAACAAACATTTTAACTTATATTATAAAAAAGAGAAATTAGCAAAAATAGGTGCAAAAATAGGTGCAGATGTTCCTTTTTTTATATATGAATATGATAGTGCAAATGTAACAGGAGTTGGTGAAATAGTTCAAGAGTTTAAAGAAGAGCCTTTAAATATTGAAGTTATTACTCCAAAAGATATCAAATGTCATACAGGCAAAGTTTTTACTTGTTTTAGAAATGAGTTTTATAAACAGATTTCAAAAGATAAAAGCAATAAGCTTTTATCAATGAAAAGTAGTGAGATTTTAAATAAACTCTCACTTGAAAATGCAAATGATTTATATTTGCCAGCAGTAAAACTATATCCAAAGCTAAAAGAGTATGCAAAACAAGATTGCTTTTTTAGTGGAAGTGGAAGTTCATTTTTTAAGGTAATATAA